The window GGGTGAGTCTTAAGCACTGAAATAACGCTCTCTGCTGGCCAACATGAGAAATGCAGagagaggcttttttttttttttttttggccaggcattaCATTACATCAAGTCATGTGAGATGCATTACTTAAATCTAGAACCTTAGACTCAAACCTAGACACTCACCCCTACCGGCTACACAAGAACAATGACCTCCAAAACACAATTACCACATTAAACATACTATTTTGGATCAGCATTtgtgatatttattattttttaggtgACTCGTTCTTTCTAAAATCACTGCTATTCCTAATCTTTACCTTTTCGAACTCTGACTCGATGGTCATGTAAAGTTCTTTCCATTGGCTGACTTAGTGTGGGTTCACGAATATCCGTGTTTCTCTTCTTTAATCCGTTTATTAACTCAAGTTCTAATATCCAGTTCAATTCAGACATACACACCAAAAACCCTTTTCCAGATTTATTTCAGAATTAGTGGCTTACATTCTGTTTATTAGATCATATTCTAATAACTCGTTGATGATtatatgtgtagtgtgtgtgtgtgtgtgtgtgtgacagtgagaCGTACCATAATGGCCAGTCAGTTAAATCAATGAACATGTAATCTATCCCTGCTTATCAAATATTGTGAAAATCTCTTAAAATATTGCTATATTGCTGTACACGATatagccaaaagtttgtggacacctgactgtCACGCCCATATTTGGTCCATTCCCAAAGCCAACAGGCACACAGTTGTATATTGTATAGAATGTCTTAAATTAGAACACTGACGCTCAGTGCCTGATTCTCACTAAAGTCTTTTCtttgaatgaacacaaattCCCAGAGCCACACTCCAAAATCTGTTGGAAAGCCTTCCCGGAGGTCGGAGGTCGTTACGGCAGCAAAAAGCGaggaaaattaatattaatgctTTTTGAATGGGATGTCCAACAAACATTCTGTATATGGATGTGATGGTCgtgtgtccacatacttttggtcatGACGTGTAAGTAAATAATTGCTGTATCGTTGGTAAACTTGCTGTTTTTGCACCACATGATAAAGATTCTGCTTGGTTTAATGCTTGTTGGTTCTTTCTTTTACGACATTTCCCCCTAAGTGTCTATGAGAGGAGGTGTTCAAGCTCTGCTCTGGGTTTTACACACAAAGGTGTGAAATATGTACATAAGGTTTTGGCCACATAAGAGAGGATCCTGTCTCTAAGTGTAAGAGTGACATAGTGCAAATAAGGTGAGTTTTGCTTGTGAAGgtcaaaaatggaaaaactaaAATACTATACATAGAATGtagtatttttaatgtttatgtatCGTCTATTTGAGACTAGACTGCTTGGGAAGTTTCGGACCTAGGATCGGGTCATCCCCTTGAGGTCCAGGGCCCTTCATAGCCATGCTTGCTCCAACAACAGCTGGGTAGCTCCGATTCCGCCTCAACCCTTCGTTTAGGGGTGTGAAGGGAGAGCCCGTCCTCCTCAGGCCACCGAGAGTGCTCAGCATGGGGCGTGGCCCTGAGACCCCACTGGCTCCTGGACTTGCGAGCCCCAGCCTCTTTAGCTTATCCACCAGGTTAAGGTTGTACACGCTGACATCCGTCTGGCTCTCACAATCCCTCGCCTGGGTTCCCTCGGCCACCTCTTTCAGAATGGACCGCGCCGGCTTAGAGGCTAAAAAGTTCTCATAGGATGGGCTTTTGAATGAAAAGTCAGCAGCGTTGCCCGGGGCAACAGAGTGAGGGCTCGGAGTGAGTCGAGCAGGGGAGTTTGGTGGAGTGGAAGGTTTCTGAGAGCCCGGAGGAGACAGTTGAGGGAGCACGGAGGTGGATAACAGGACCCCACCACTGGCCCTGTCCCAGGTACGCGGCTGATAGACGGCTGCAGAGATCCCACGCTCCTGTAGGAGGCGCACTAACCCCAGTGATGTGCTGAAGGTCTTAGTGGAGTCACGTAAATTGGTAAAAGACTGGGACTGGGAGAGGCTTAAGCGGCGTGGCGTGCAGGGCGTGGCTGCAGGGGTGGAACGAAGGCTGGACGACATCGCAAATGAGGAGGTGGGGGCAGGGTTTAGActggaaagagaagaagaacatGAGTACTGGCAGTGTGTTACAGATGTTTTGATTTTGTGATTTAAGGGCAAGCTGTCTGACCTGGGAGTGACTCTGGTGACCTCGTCGGATGGGTGGAGGATCTTGCAGGTGGTGAAGGTGTAGGTGGAACTGGTGTGGGCCATGCACTTACCCGGGTAGTGCACTGCAAAACATGTGAGATGTTTACATTTACTAAATGCAAAACTGTAACTGTACAACATGTTTTATTACTAAAATGCGGTATAtatggccaaaacatggtattggtgctaaagtgaattttaatatacagtaggatcatataacagcatttttcataatacttctCATCTCCTGATCTatgctttgttttttgcaaatatgcatacacatttatatttttatcagataaaaagaagcacctttgctaaatataatttcatatacTTTAATGTAGTGTAACTtacgctttttttttataacgcTAAAAATGGTCATTTTGGTGGCACATATAAAATTATCTCTTTGTCTTCTCCAatgttagcaacttgaaatatTTAGGGAAGCAACATCGGTCACTTCCATTttcataaacttcagaagtagcttcttttgtgcattatatgtataacaaaaaatatatataaaaaaaaaaatatatatatatatatatatgacccCCGCACCTGAGAACTCTGCAAAAGCATGGCCAGTGCTGAGGCAAGGGGACGGAGAGGCAGAGATGGCGTGGCCAAGTCCAGAACTGGCCGTACTGGTGGTGGTGGGAAGGTTCTGAAAGTACTGCTCTCCCGGCTCGTCCTCCTCGTAGTCACTGTAGTGATAGACCTCTTCTAGATCGAGTTCCAGGGGACGGAAACCCTTAGGGACGACACCGGGACGGGTGTCCAAAATCCCACCTAGGTTAGGCTGAGCTAACTGCTGCCATTGTTGCAAGGTGGCAGAGCCTGTCcgagcaaaagagagagagagagacaacatttttttaaagtccttTACAGGATTGGCCTGGTCTATTTACGTTGGCCACAGTGCTTGAAGTTTCTCACCTTCCAATGGTTTGACAATCTGCAGCTTGTCTGGAAGGTACGGTCGGCTCGGCCATATGCCCAGTGACATGATGCTCTCTCCAGACACGATGCCATGAAGTGGAGTGTCATGGTGCTTCCTCTCACGCGCCTCCTCAAAGAAACGCCGCTCGCTCAGGTTGTTCTGCCGGCGCAGTGAGAGACGGCGCAATGCCAGCTTTAGGTCTTCTGAACTGGAACGCTTCTCAGATCCACCAGAACTGGagccaaagaaaaaaagtgcGGAAAACATTCCTGGTTGTTTACTTAatatgtttgtttacattttgatgCTTCTAGCGTTTAGTATTAAGCTTCTCCCACCTGGCATCTGTGGACTCCGCTTCCAGGAGCAAGCTTTGTTCACGGTTGTCAAGGGCAGCCGTGTCGTCAGTGTTGATGTCAGAGAGGGTGGGACGTAGGCACGAGAGCGTCTGATTGGATCCTGGGATGTTAGCAGAAGGCGGAGCCGGTGAGCGTTGCCTGACTGATTGGTTGATGTTTTTAACCGTCTCAAACACACGCTTATGACGCACCCTGCAAACGCAAATAGGTACAGTAAGTGTAACTTTTCAAATTCTTCAGTAATGAGAGGTAAGAAACAAAAGGAATTTCAGtactacatttttttaaatgttgagtCCAAGAAGTGTAAAACTTTTAACTCCTACACCACACGTCTGGCTGCTTGCAGCCAAAAAGGAGCCATGGGTAGCAGGAAGTGATGTACAAAGAAGGATTTCCCAAATAAACTTTATGGAACGTTTAGCGCCAGACGTTAGATTGTTAGAAAAATGTAtagtaaaaatgttattttgaaaaataaaagcatcaTACTTCTGCTCCTCAAGTTCAGGGTGCTCTTGACTCAACTCCGTCCTCATAGTGCCCTCAATTTCAGCAGCCAGAGAGtcctgacacaaacacacacacaattttcttAATTGAAATCATTTTCATGCTGCTAACTAGCACCATCATAGTTATCATTAGCTAAATAACTAATAACCAAAAGAAGaccttttgtaaagtaaaacaaaaagcagccTTCCTCAATAGGCCAGTCACCGCATTGTCAAAACTGGcggatacagtggaacctcagattacaagtaacgtggtttacgagtgttctgcaagacgagcaaagatttttaatacattttgacttgaaaaattagcattgtcttggtttacgagtaccgagtatcatgtatcacccATACAGTACGCTTCTTGTTGTGACacagagcgtcacgtgatcaaaactgagccaacggtttttttctctcttgcgctgcggaattgtaggtaattgtcttccctgctgggtgaatacacacacacacacacacacacacactctccgccttacacagaaactctgcaagcactaagacacAGCAGGGGagacttatctgtcaggatttatttttgcctttttttaaaggtaaagtgcaggtttatttgttttatttttactttatattttattctttataattatttttatgtatttatttttttgggctgtagaatgaataatttgagtttccattatatcttatgggaaaattttatttggaaaagTGTTTTTGAATACGAGctcgcttccagaacgaattatgctcgtaatctgaggttccactgtatttcaaATCCCTGTTGGGACATTTGGTCCTCAGAAGGACATAAAACCTTTATACACATGGGCTTTACCAATCATAATTATTTTTGCCTTCAGGTTTAATCTGATTGACTAATAGAAATAAATCTAGCTGTATTCCCGCCTGGTATTTCCAAGATGGTCCCTAGGACCAGCTAATGAGCATAAATCAGTTAATAATTGCAAATTTCTAATAttgttatgttatatattattgtgtgtgtgtgtgtgtgtgtgtgtgtgtgtgtgtgtgtgtgtgtgtgtgtgtgtgtgtgtgtgtttgtgcaccaTGGGGTACAGTCCAAGAGGATGGCAACGCCGCGGTGTTCCAGCAGACACACTCCTGTTACGCAGGTACTTCAGCTCTTCCTGAGCCTCATGCAGCATCTCAATACACTCCAAATACTTTTCGCCCAGCTCCTGAAGCTGTGttttagtcaaaaaaaaaaaaaagttatttaattataaaaatgaaattcaataaaataaaatgctataaGATCAGACCTCGACTGTGAGTTGCCTCTGGGCATCTTTGGCTGCTACTAGATGCTGAGTGAGCTCCTCATTTTCCAGGGCATACTGtcaacacacaaataaacaaaagtaagTTACTTTTTTAATCAGAGAGAATATTTCCTCTGTAAACCCAGACGCTCACCGTTTTGGCCTTTTTCTGCAAGTCGACGACCTGCGAGAGCAAGTGTGTGATTTCCTCTTGTTGGCGAGCCGCATCCTCCGTCTTCCTGCTCAGCTCCTCGGCTATGGTGGAGATCTGAAGACTGGACTGTCCTGAAGATCAGATTCAGAAACAGAAGAGAGGATTTAATACCAAAATGTTCAATGTGGGTGTTCAATTGAAGTTCTGTCAGAGTAATGCACATTTTTCTGGTCCAAGGTAGAAATGGGACTTCGTGACGCACCACTGTCTGACAGCTAAATGATTTGATGTTCTGGATCAAGGGCTATTTTAAAAGTTCGATTTATTTCAAGCTCACTATCATCTCATTCACATATCATCATATTAgccatatttatgtttatgtttttcttattatttttagattcaTTTTATGTTATGCAATGTTATAtgatatagaataaaaaaaattaaaaatgcccTTTTCTTCTTTAGGCTTTCTTCTCTATGCCAATTATTTGGGGGTGGCGGGGGGTGGGGGTTGGGGGCTTGTGTTTAACGGTGGTGTTCTACTGTAGAtttaatctcctgctacactaatgcacttatcctagtgtttcaccagtgcttggataccatcaaggtagaaagttttctcactatgccggagccatgatagGACTACCTGCCttacgtctgaaacgctggcctcccaggaacacttTAATGACCCATATCTGTGGAAATGGCCtagagcaaggtcaggactgtgcagGGGATATTCAGAGtttttgtaatgtgcaagtggtgttggtgaatgatttcgtgtacagttcccacagacagatgcgtttCTCCTTTCTTCTGCAAATTATTATTGACCAAATTCTTGGACTTAATTCACCAAATTGTGGCTAAACGTACTGAGTTCCTTTACACAGTCGTTCACCAGCTGCTGCTCTTTCTCCTCATACGTCTCTGTCTCTGACTTTAGATGACTCGCCTAAAAAgaggaacacacacaaatacacacacgcacgcacgcacacacgtacatacatacacactatttTATACTTAACGGTGTTTGATTGTCCaatgtaaaaatacattatagTTGTATATAACTACAGTGTTTGGCAATTACTTAGTCTCCGATCTCAATGCTTACTAACAGACAGCGGTAAAGCTATATTTGTACAAACCTCTGAACGGAGAGACAGGTTCTCCACTTCGAGGTCTCTGAGTTTCATCTCAAGCAAATCCACACTGGAACCACTGTGGAAAGGCGACAGCGTCCTGACACGCCGACCTCTGACcccacaaacacaacacagagcAGCTCGTTACCATGACGCCTCTATAACTCGtttgcatttactgtattatgGCACTACAGTGCACATTAAAGGCAGGGATGCACTTATTATTTACATTGCCAGGTCTATTCTTGATACTAGACATTTTGAAGGGAATATGTATTTCAGTTGATATTTTAATTGTtagttgttttaatgttttagttAACAGACTAACGATGGAGACGTGGCATCCTCCTCGCTCTCCTCGGCTGCGTTGGTGTAGAAATGTAAAAGCTCATCTTTCAGATTTAGCTCATGATGGAGCTGGGCcacctgagaaagagagagaaagagagagagagagacagaaagagaacgAGACAGAGAGACCCCAAATCCATTAACCAATGCTGAGATGTTCTTGCTCAAACATTAGCTAAAAACAGAGAATAGTTAGAATTTCCTTCACTAATGAAGCGCTCTGCTCTAAGCAAACGTCAGGTTTATCACCAGGAAATGGCTCTAATTCGATGACATAATTAAGTTCTTAAATTTCTTAAAGCATATAGCTAAATGGTGCATTTGTTTTGTATTAGCACTGGCGTTTTGTCTGGTGTAGCAGAGAGTGACTATTTGCTAGTTACCTAGCATGCTACTTTTATTATCAATTCATTCATCTTGTAGATGTAGATGGATAGAGCTGAGCAGAAACCATAGTATTACAGtacttgtatttttatatttagcacTATTTGTGTAAACCTCTAACCATTTTGCTAGCATACTGTTTATTTGAGTAAAACACTAATTTTTAAGTTAGCTAGGCtactgtgtatttgtgtaaactGCTAATTTTGCAGTTAGCTATGATGCTTGTTGTGTAAACTACCAATACATGAGTTAGCTAGgatgctgtttgtttgtgtaaactGGCAATTTGCCACTTAGCTATgcttgttatatatatatccagtttatatatatccagtgtatatgtgtaaactgctaatttttttagttaGCTAGCATactgtgtatttgtttaaactGCTAATTTTCCAGTTAGCTAGGAtactgtgtatttgtgtaaactGCTAATTTTTCAGTTAGCTAGCATactgtgtatttgtttaaactGCTAATTTTCCAGTTAGCTAGGAtactgtgtatttgtgtaaactGCTAATTTTCCAGTTAGCTAGCATactgtgtatttgtttaaactGCTAATTTTCCAGTTAGCTAGCATactgtgtatttgtttaaactGCTAATTTTCCAGTTAGCTAAGAtactgtgtatttgtgtaaactGCTAATTTTCCAGTTAGCTAGCatactgtgtatttttttaaactgctaaTTTTCCAGTTAGCTAGGAtactgtgtatttgtgtaaactGCTAATTTTCCAGTTAGCTAGCAtactgtgtatttgtgtaaactGCTAATTTTTCAGTTAGCTAGCatactgtgtatttttttaaactgctacTTTTCCAGTTAGCTAGGAtactgtgtatttgtgtaaactGCTAATTTTCCAGTTAGCTAGGAtactgtgtatttgtgtaaactGCTAATTTTTCAGTTAACTAGcatattgtgtatttgtgtaaactGCTAATTTTCCAGTTAGCTAGGAtactgtgtatttgtgtaaactGCTAATTTTCCAGTTAGCTAGCATACTATGTATTTGTGTAAACTGCTAATTTTTCAGTTAGCTAACacattgtgtatttgtgtaaactGCTAATTTTCCAGTTAGCTAGCATactgtgtatttgtttaaactGCTAATTTTCCAGTTAGCTAGCATactgtgtatttgtttaaactGCTAATTTTCCAGTTAGCTAGGAtactgtgtatttgtgtaaactG of the Clarias gariepinus isolate MV-2021 ecotype Netherlands chromosome 16, CGAR_prim_01v2, whole genome shotgun sequence genome contains:
- the trak1b gene encoding trafficking kinesin-binding protein 1 isoform X1, encoding MTKTYNDIDAVTRLLEEKERDLELAARIGQSLLKKNQTLSEQNEYLEEQVGNIREEVAQLHHELNLKDELLHFYTNAAEESEEDATSPSGRRVRTLSPFHSGSSVDLLEMKLRDLEVENLSLRSEASHLKSETETYEEKEQQLVNDCVKELRQSSLQISTIAEELSRKTEDAARQQEEITHLLSQVVDLQKKAKTYALENEELTQHLVAAKDAQRQLTVELQELGEKYLECIEMLHEAQEELKYLRNRSVSAGTPRRCHPLGLYPMDSLAAEIEGTMRTELSQEHPELEEQKVRHKRVFETVKNINQSVRQRSPAPPSANIPGSNQTLSCLRPTLSDINTDDTAALDNREQSLLLEAESTDASSGGSEKRSSSEDLKLALRRLSLRRQNNLSERRFFEEARERKHHDTPLHGIVSGESIMSLGIWPSRPYLPDKLQIVKPLEGSATLQQWQQLAQPNLGGILDTRPGVVPKGFRPLELDLEEVYHYSDYEEDEPGEQYFQNLPTTTSTASSGLGHAISASPSPCLSTGHAFAEFSVHYPGKCMAHTSSTYTFTTCKILHPSDEVTRVTPSLNPAPTSSFAMSSSLRSTPAATPCTPRRLSLSQSQSFTNLRDSTKTFSTSLGLVRLLQERGISAAVYQPRTWDRASGGVLLSTSVLPQLSPPGSQKPSTPPNSPARLTPSPHSVAPGNAADFSFKSPSYENFLASKPARSILKEVAEGTQARDCESQTDVSVYNLNLVDKLKRLGLASPGASGVSGPRPMLSTLGGLRRTGSPFTPLNEGLRRNRSYPAVVGASMAMKGPGPQGDDPILGPKLPKQSSLK
- the trak1b gene encoding trafficking kinesin-binding protein 1 isoform X2 is translated as MKLRDLEVENLSLRSEASHLKSETETYEEKEQQLVNDCVKELRQSSLQISTIAEELSRKTEDAARQQEEITHLLSQVVDLQKKAKTYALENEELTQHLVAAKDAQRQLTVELQELGEKYLECIEMLHEAQEELKYLRNRSVSAGTPRRCHPLGLYPMDSLAAEIEGTMRTELSQEHPELEEQKVRHKRVFETVKNINQSVRQRSPAPPSANIPGSNQTLSCLRPTLSDINTDDTAALDNREQSLLLEAESTDASSGGSEKRSSSEDLKLALRRLSLRRQNNLSERRFFEEARERKHHDTPLHGIVSGESIMSLGIWPSRPYLPDKLQIVKPLEGSATLQQWQQLAQPNLGGILDTRPGVVPKGFRPLELDLEEVYHYSDYEEDEPGEQYFQNLPTTTSTASSGLGHAISASPSPCLSTGHAFAEFSVHYPGKCMAHTSSTYTFTTCKILHPSDEVTRVTPSLNPAPTSSFAMSSSLRSTPAATPCTPRRLSLSQSQSFTNLRDSTKTFSTSLGLVRLLQERGISAAVYQPRTWDRASGGVLLSTSVLPQLSPPGSQKPSTPPNSPARLTPSPHSVAPGNAADFSFKSPSYENFLASKPARSILKEVAEGTQARDCESQTDVSVYNLNLVDKLKRLGLASPGASGVSGPRPMLSTLGGLRRTGSPFTPLNEGLRRNRSYPAVVGASMAMKGPGPQGDDPILGPKLPKQSSLK